From Paenibacillus sp. V4I7, one genomic window encodes:
- a CDS encoding oligosaccharide flippase family protein: MRTQRFNLTETQRFLLRNVSIIGLGLFINQMLQTVGSIILARELNDPDRFGEVNLLLQIFGMISLFLNFGFNSSLIYAFSRKPLEAVQTNFRVALTGSTLFSLFIGLLLCALAPLLANYYHLTELRGALMLSSIMFFFNSILNIGVASFSGNRDFGTQAFFMVITTALSTIGTVLGVLLPRGGINLLENISLWMGVGALLTASFICIKVERVHKPRWFGPLPIQEIKSMLAYGLPSWAGNIAKAFQQPFLVMMVGSSSVLAVGYLANGFRITGFIGIITWAFMIVTLPFVAERSQDVEESKRRGTSCIRYNNLLLYPLTAIICLFPDQINGFLFGSDYSTGDSAAYIRLMALGVLFSSVGRLGGSIMAGIGKTKSTFWVMIAAGIFVVIFVPMVASSSPVLAVWIYTGGWAVSALTMIGFYYYEKFSLNWWKAYGEPLLPTLVMIAIMVAGRFANSWFPLFVCVGLLALISFTIRIEKNPKPRVNAA, translated from the coding sequence ATGCGTACACAGCGTTTCAATTTAACAGAGACACAGCGTTTTTTACTTCGAAATGTTTCCATCATCGGTCTCGGACTCTTTATCAATCAAATGTTGCAAACCGTAGGCAGTATCATACTCGCCCGGGAGCTCAACGATCCCGATCGGTTTGGCGAGGTCAACCTATTGCTGCAAATTTTCGGTATGATCTCGCTTTTTCTCAATTTCGGCTTCAACTCTTCCTTAATTTATGCGTTTTCGCGAAAACCTCTGGAAGCGGTTCAAACGAATTTCCGTGTCGCCTTAACAGGCAGCACCCTTTTCAGCCTCTTTATTGGATTACTGCTCTGCGCCTTAGCTCCGCTATTAGCGAACTACTACCATTTGACAGAGCTTCGAGGGGCATTGATGCTGAGCTCGATCATGTTTTTTTTCAACTCGATTCTAAACATTGGCGTTGCTTCCTTCTCAGGAAACCGAGATTTCGGAACGCAAGCATTCTTTATGGTTATCACGACGGCACTGTCCACGATCGGTACGGTACTTGGCGTGCTTTTGCCTCGTGGCGGCATTAATTTGCTTGAAAACATTTCACTTTGGATGGGCGTAGGGGCACTCCTGACAGCCTCTTTTATTTGCATCAAAGTTGAACGTGTGCATAAACCTCGATGGTTCGGTCCGCTTCCGATTCAGGAGATCAAAAGCATGCTGGCATACGGGCTGCCTTCCTGGGCTGGCAATATTGCGAAGGCGTTTCAGCAGCCTTTTCTCGTCATGATGGTAGGTTCCAGTTCCGTATTGGCCGTAGGTTATCTAGCAAACGGTTTTCGCATTACCGGCTTTATCGGAATCATCACATGGGCGTTCATGATAGTTACACTGCCCTTTGTTGCAGAGAGATCGCAGGATGTTGAAGAAAGCAAGCGGCGTGGTACGAGTTGCATCCGTTACAACAACCTCTTGCTTTATCCGTTAACAGCAATCATTTGTTTATTTCCAGATCAGATTAATGGATTTTTATTTGGCTCGGATTATTCAACAGGCGATTCCGCTGCGTACATTCGCTTAATGGCGCTAGGCGTCCTCTTCTCATCCGTTGGCCGTCTAGGGGGAAGTATTATGGCGGGTATTGGCAAAACGAAATCCACCTTCTGGGTCATGATTGCCGCCGGGATTTTCGTTGTTATTTTTGTACCTATGGTTGCTTCTAGCAGTCCTGTACTCGCAGTTTGGATATATACCGGAGGCTGGGCCGTATCCGCCCTGACAATGATCGGATTTTATTACTATGAAAAGTTTTCCCTTAACTGGTGGAAGGCTTACGGCGAGCCATTGCTGCCGACACTAGTGATGATTGCGATTATGGTGGCCGGTCGATTTGCAAATAGCTGGTTTCCCCTCTTCGTTTGCGTAGGACTTCTTGCTTTAATCAGCTTCACGATAAGGATCGAGAAAAATCCTAAACCTAGGGTAAATGCTGCGTAA
- a CDS encoding MFS transporter, with translation MFSLSRLPKNARGCLLYEPLFLIPYSMFSTYATIYMFEMGMSETTIGWVTTLTLLVQVFSSFISGYLTDRLGRKWALLYFDLLSWTVGTLLWAVSQNIWFFIVAAVVNGFQRVPHTAFYCLLVEDTDPKDRTFVFSVLQFVAMLGGLFAPLGGLLVAHYGLIPGMRIMYVLACVCMTIQFVGRHFATRETEIGLRKMVETRSVGFIAGLREYKGVIRGMGENKSLLMIFGVYILFQFQLTMKGTYLSLFLVDDLKLDSGLVSIFPAITSIIMLLSMWLLLPQLSDNRLHSVMLWGFFISLVSNLLLILPLPGMMFWLIVSTVLAAAGTMMTYPYLEAAVANAIDDENRASVFAMLSVLILLVVSPSGIIGGWAYRLDPSLPFLLIVLSFAASMVLLVLYKRSAGREKTKVA, from the coding sequence ATGTTTAGCTTATCCAGGCTTCCCAAAAATGCGCGCGGCTGTCTTCTGTACGAGCCGCTGTTTCTAATCCCGTATAGCATGTTCAGCACGTATGCTACTATTTATATGTTTGAAATGGGGATGAGCGAGACGACAATCGGCTGGGTCACCACGCTGACCCTGCTTGTGCAGGTATTCTCATCCTTCATCAGCGGCTATCTGACTGACAGGCTCGGCAGGAAATGGGCGCTACTTTATTTTGACCTGCTCAGTTGGACGGTCGGCACCCTGCTATGGGCGGTATCGCAAAATATTTGGTTTTTTATCGTCGCGGCCGTCGTGAACGGTTTTCAGCGGGTTCCGCATACCGCATTCTACTGCTTACTTGTGGAGGATACCGATCCAAAGGACCGGACCTTCGTCTTCTCCGTTCTTCAGTTCGTCGCCATGCTTGGCGGCTTGTTCGCTCCGCTCGGCGGACTGCTCGTCGCGCATTACGGCCTGATTCCCGGCATGCGGATCATGTATGTGCTCGCCTGCGTATGCATGACGATTCAATTCGTCGGACGGCATTTTGCCACCCGCGAGACGGAGATCGGACTTCGTAAAATGGTGGAAACCCGCAGCGTAGGTTTTATAGCCGGGCTGCGTGAGTACAAAGGGGTTATCCGCGGCATGGGGGAGAATAAGTCGCTGCTGATGATTTTCGGCGTCTATATTCTGTTCCAGTTCCAGCTTACGATGAAAGGCACCTACTTGTCGCTCTTTCTAGTGGATGATCTTAAGCTGGACAGTGGTCTTGTGTCTATATTCCCGGCCATAACTTCTATTATTATGCTCCTCTCGATGTGGCTGCTGCTGCCCCAGCTGAGCGATAACAGACTTCACTCGGTCATGCTGTGGGGCTTCTTCATTTCGCTGGTGTCCAATCTACTGCTGATCCTCCCGCTCCCCGGGATGATGTTCTGGCTGATCGTCAGCACCGTTCTCGCCGCGGCGGGTACGATGATGACGTATCCGTATTTGGAAGCGGCGGTCGCGAACGCCATTGACGACGAAAACCGCGCAAGCGTATTTGCCATGCTGTCTGTACTGATTCTGCTTGTCGTATCACCGTCCGGCATTATTGGGGGATGGGCTTACCGCCTCGATCCTTCCTTGCCGTTCCTATTAATTGTTCTATCGTTCGCGGCAAGTATGGTGCTGCTGGTGCTGTATAAAAGGAGCGCCGGTCGTGAAAAGACGAAGGTTGCCTGA
- a CDS encoding alpha/beta fold hydrolase, which translates to MSEQLFKINGIELCAESFGNPEHPTILLIMGAQASMVWWEKDFCRRLAAKGRFIIRYDNRDVGRSVTYEPGYPEYTFEDMTDDAIHILDHFGIAQAHIVGISMGGMLTQILALRHPERVLTVSLLSTSNFAPDLPPMEDKVMDYFSNAAATDWTNDAVVIAFTVGKWKVLAGSKHTIDEKRIYDLASEEVKRSRNMASMNNHGMVTGGEFYLVRTGDIDVPALVIHGTEDPIIPYEHGVALACAIPEAVLLPLEGTGHELHHEDWDTIIDAIFNHTQLEMNNHE; encoded by the coding sequence ATGAGCGAACAACTGTTTAAAATAAACGGAATCGAACTTTGTGCAGAAAGCTTCGGCAACCCGGAACACCCGACAATATTACTGATCATGGGTGCTCAAGCGTCCATGGTTTGGTGGGAAAAAGACTTCTGCCGACGTCTAGCAGCCAAAGGACGCTTTATCATTCGCTACGATAATCGTGATGTCGGTCGGTCCGTCACCTACGAACCCGGCTATCCTGAATACACCTTTGAAGATATGACTGACGATGCTATCCATATCCTCGATCATTTTGGAATCGCACAAGCCCATATTGTAGGCATCTCTATGGGCGGCATGCTGACTCAAATCCTGGCTTTGCGACATCCAGAAAGAGTTTTGACCGTTTCGCTACTCTCTACATCGAATTTCGCCCCAGACCTCCCACCGATGGAAGATAAGGTGATGGATTATTTCTCCAATGCGGCGGCGACAGATTGGACGAATGATGCAGTGGTCATTGCTTTTACGGTTGGCAAATGGAAAGTTCTCGCGGGTTCGAAGCATACGATTGATGAGAAAAGAATCTATGATTTAGCTTCAGAAGAAGTCAAAAGAAGCCGTAATATGGCGAGCATGAACAATCACGGCATGGTGACGGGGGGAGAATTCTATTTGGTAAGAACAGGCGACATCGACGTCCCCGCTCTGGTTATTCACGGTACTGAGGATCCGATTATACCTTATGAACATGGAGTCGCTCTTGCCTGCGCTATACCCGAAGCGGTTTTATTACCCTTAGAAGGGACTGGTCATGAGCTTCACCATGAAGACTGGGATACCATCATTGACGCGATTTTCAATCACACCCAGTTGGAGATGAATAACCATGAATAA
- a CDS encoding DUF1772 domain-containing protein has product MNNLLYYLTFASAMGSGLLAGIFFTFSAFIMTSIARLPAEQGISAMQSINTTILQSLFILVFMGTTFLSIILGIASSIKLGTVGAAYVLTGSLLIFVGAFLVTIVFNVPLKRYLSLCDFRESRGNSSVERISCRLDALESCTNDSFNRCSGLFYHRSSQMVGSMLNFSA; this is encoded by the coding sequence ATGAATAACCTGCTCTATTATTTAACCTTTGCGTCCGCAATGGGATCCGGCTTGCTTGCTGGCATATTTTTTACCTTCTCGGCATTCATAATGACCTCGATAGCCCGGCTTCCGGCAGAGCAAGGCATATCTGCCATGCAGTCCATCAATACCACTATCTTACAATCGTTGTTTATCTTGGTCTTCATGGGCACAACCTTTCTAAGCATCATCCTGGGAATAGCATCATCCATCAAATTAGGTACGGTTGGAGCAGCATATGTGCTTACAGGCAGTCTGCTCATTTTCGTCGGCGCATTTCTGGTGACAATCGTATTTAACGTACCCCTAAAACGATACCTTAGCCTCTGTGACTTCAGGGAATCCCGAGGGAACTCGAGTGTGGAGAGAATATCTTGCCGGTTGGATGCCCTGGAATCATGTACGAACGATAGCTTCAATCGCTGCTCTGGCTTGTTTTATCATCGCTCTTCGCAAATGGTAGGCTCTATGTTGAATTTCTCTGCCTAA
- a CDS encoding NUDIX hydrolase, with protein MSEYIRELRSLVGTIPLILVGAVVIIQNDNHQILLQHRKDSNWGLPGGLMEPGESLEETATREVYEETGLTLNRLTLLELFSGPDLYLKLKNGDELYSVTALYLCNDYKGELVSDSSESHEVSFCDVDDLPSLNPANTIYLAKYLESDLLRKR; from the coding sequence ATGAGCGAATATATTCGGGAATTACGTTCATTAGTTGGAACAATACCTTTAATTCTAGTTGGTGCAGTTGTTATCATTCAAAACGATAACCACCAAATTCTTTTGCAACATCGTAAAGATAGTAATTGGGGATTACCAGGCGGTCTTATGGAGCCAGGGGAGTCATTGGAGGAAACAGCAACTAGGGAAGTATACGAGGAAACTGGGTTAACCTTAAATCGTTTAACCTTGTTGGAGTTATTTTCTGGTCCAGATCTTTATTTAAAACTAAAAAATGGAGACGAACTTTATTCAGTAACAGCACTGTATCTTTGCAATGATTACAAAGGAGAATTGGTGAGCGATTCATCCGAATCACATGAGGTAAGTTTTTGTGATGTGGACGATCTTCCGAGTTTAAATCCTGCAAATACTATTTACCTCGCAAAGTATTTAGAATCTGATTTACTTCGTAAAAGGTAA
- a CDS encoding Rrf2 family transcriptional regulator — protein MQYSIGVEYALHCLVYLIEVPPDSSIGIKELSAFQGISETYLSKMFGKLTKAGIVKSIPGVKGGYSLSKSPEEISFLDVIDAIEGTNPIFQCKNIIANGILYQDKECTSCTADTPPCTINLVMLEAEEHMRSFLRSKTLKWLNEDLERVLPRQIRNDTRKYFSAPK, from the coding sequence ATGCAGTATAGTATTGGTGTTGAATATGCACTGCACTGCCTTGTATATTTAATCGAAGTTCCACCAGATTCCAGCATTGGTATAAAAGAACTTTCCGCTTTTCAAGGAATTTCTGAAACGTACCTCTCTAAGATGTTTGGCAAATTAACAAAGGCTGGCATCGTTAAATCCATTCCTGGTGTTAAGGGCGGTTATAGTTTGTCCAAATCTCCAGAAGAAATTTCATTTTTGGACGTAATCGATGCAATTGAAGGCACAAATCCTATTTTTCAATGCAAAAACATAATTGCAAACGGCATTCTGTACCAAGATAAAGAGTGTACGTCTTGTACAGCAGATACGCCTCCTTGCACGATAAATTTAGTTATGCTAGAGGCAGAAGAACACATGAGGTCGTTTCTGCGAAGCAAGACGCTAAAATGGCTGAATGAGGATTTGGAGCGCGTCCTGCCAAGACAAATACGCAACGATACACGAAAATATTTTTCAGCGCCAAAGTAG